AAGGAATAAGATTGCATTTGGATAATGAAGTATTCTCgggtattctgtgaataatagtaaaaaagtaataattgaatattgaataatagtgaataatatgtgaaaagtaataatatgaatagtagtgaggtatCTCATACCCAAACTAGACAGAATCGTCACCTCTCATACTAGTTACATGTCATACATGACAAAATCCCAGCAGAATATGAAACTCACCTTCATAAATATTGCGTCTGCTTTAGGAACGCTTTTGAACATGTCCCCTCCTACATGTTCCACACCTGCAACAAGAGTTACACGCTTTTTATCTACACAGCTCTTGATTTTACAAACCATGGTGTTTCTCACAACCTATATTATATAGTGATATCTAAGGCTAGAAATATTTGATAGAATTAACCCATGTGAATCTTACATGAGCTAAACATTAAAGGTTACGGTTTCTTGTAATCATCTTTGGATCGATATGGGTCAATTTGATAAGACAGTTAATAAACGAGTCAATTATAAGTCAACCCTTAAACAAACAATTGACCAACATAACctgtataaattaaaattatatgctgcgaatttaaaccttgaaattttaaaaacctttttactgctatgtgtttgtttgttttaagaaaatagtcaaatataatttttaagacATGCATGCACTGAAAATTTAGGGTATATTCTTAATTGTTGTCATGAATATTTACTCATTCTGTGATGAGTCTGTGTAAATGATAATAGCTGTATGTATAATATATGATCTGAGATCACATGAAAGTACTGTGTTAATCGAATCAAGTCAATCGTTTGAATTAATCAACCCATTTATATTAAACATGCCATTAAAAGAGGTTGAAACATGTCACTTTCAAGTCAATTAATTCAAAGTAATAGGTTTACTAAGGGAGTTATGATACAACCAGTTTATTTCAAGTATCATGCAGTGTTGAGGGGTaagacataattaattaaatggatggGATTAGAATTAAACAAAATTGGAAAGGTGGAGAATTATGATCAAAATTCATACCCGGATAAGATGGGGCATGCTGTACAACATGAGGCAAGTCGAAATTAATGCCCTTAATATGGGGATACTTGGAAGTAATAAAGTTGAGAGAAACTCCTAGGCCGCCGCCAACATCGACCAATTGCTTGAGTGTCTCGAAGTCCTTGTAGCACTCGAGGATATTCTTAATAACCATTGTAGTGGGGTTGAGCATAGCTTTGTTAAAAACCTGATTAAACTTGGGATCCAAACCAGTATATTCGAAAGCATTTATGCCATGAACCCTATCGAATGGAATTCCTCCCTCAAGAATCGCACCTTTTAGTTGGAACCTATGAATATTAGGGTTAGATACTATATTTGATTAAGTAGTGCTATACATCACACCATCATCttactttcatctcattatgtaagatgtgacatatttatcactattggataataaagaattatctaataaatgatcattcaatagTGAGATGGTGGTGTAGTACGTATATAACATTTTCCTATTTGATTTGAAGCATAATTATATCAGaagctaaaaaacaaaaacaagaatgCATCAATTGTAATAGCATATGGTAGATGGagagaatataatacaaataattaaatttacctcttcccattagtttaaacttttgagagaAGTTGTGATTTCATATGGTATTAGAGCATATGTCCTGAGTTTGAATCCTGACTCTATATTTTAccctattttaatattttacgtATTGAGTCATCCATTAAAGGGGGAGCCTGGCCTACAAGTGagggaaaatattaaaaatataatacaaataattaaatatatatcttcaatcagtttaaattttttaagacaAGTGGTAATTTTACAAGTACATGGTGAAAATGATAGTTTTTGGAGATCAAAGTAGTGGACATACGTACCATAGCATAAGAAAACAAGCAATTGGTAAACTTGTGGTGGTGTTTTATTGATCATGCATGTATGATAATCTCAAACTAAATAGCTTGTCAAAGAAGGGGCACATGGCCAAAACAATTACGGTTGTTTGAGATCAGAATATAACATCAAGGAGATGCATTTGCCATGATTCTAAAGAAACTTAAAACCTTAAATAATGATTTGGAAAATCATCATATTgaccttaaaatattttttgaaacgtAGTGGTTATGTTAATATTGATTATTAAAATCTacttttagaattaaaaagaatttatgcaaataaaaattaatattccgATTTAAAtctaaatcatataaaataaaatgtacttttcTAGTGATAACTTCAAACAAGGAAGAAGACgtttagaaaagaagaaaacctctacaaaataaaatctcttgGAACTTCTCTAGCTACACTCTTgggaccctctctctctctctctctctctctagatttcTACTGGGACAACATATAATTATTCAACCTCTTCTGAATCCTATTTTCTTCGTTGTATTGAGAGGTACATGACTTTTtgatatattatgtttaatataaatatttgttatattaaaaCTAGAAAAGGCTTTTGAAAGTAGCCTAACGTCAAATGGGAGTGCTATTCCCACCGAATTGGGTACTCACTAGTACattgtgtttatttattttttatttttataaaacatttttttgtgtattttaaaaatactgaaaaataaacaaacataaatactaaaaataacaattcgataaaaaattataggaaaCCTTGTCGGTATACGCATCATTCTCAAACAAACGGACCGGACGACCTCGAACAAACAGAGAGCAACCAACTCCTATAAAGAATTTTAACTCTACGTATTGGATGACGACAAAGCTACGTTAGAATATATACACATCAATTGTGTAGTGCtactttttaaacaaaaatatatgaatcaataaatacaaaatttatataaaaaaataaattttttaataataaatttaatttaataattataataataaaaacaaggGTAGagctactctgccgcccagcGTTTACCACTGGGCGTGCCGCCCAagcgcttttttttttaatttttttttcacattcctttaatatatttaaatatttttaaaaagtaaaaaaatatatcaatacacttcaaattatttctttaatcactaagtaaaaaagagaattaaaaaaaaatttgacaatcAGTCAAGTTGGGCGGTCAAACGTAGAGGGCATATAAGCTTTTTCCAAAAACAATACGAGTAAAGATAGGTACGGACCAGCTATCTACGAAGACCTTGTCTTGATGCAAAGCCATCATAGGGCCGAACGAGATCCCATCTTCGTCAGGGACGAACTTTTTAGACACAGGAGAAAGAGCGTAGAGCCTCTGAAAAGCCCCAGCGTCATCAGCACCCGCAGAGCATCTTACCACGGAATGGCTGGCCAGCATCCTGAGGATGCGGTCCAGCATCTGGGGCGCCTCAGGATTGGTGGTGAGCATCTTTGCCACAATCTGCGTGGAGGAGAGCTTGGCTCCAGGACCTGCTTTGGCCAGAATCTCGAAAACGCCGAGCTCAATGGTCGTTTGCAGGGCCATGGGCAGCACAAGTGAATTTACGAGTTGCCCGGCATAGAGGAagatctcatcttcttctttttggccATGTCCATCAAGATTGTTTAAGCTGTTGGATTCCGTCAGAGACGCCATTATAGGAACTTATACTGAACTCCGTCTTGTCTTGTGAAGGTTTAATTGATTGGTTGGATAAATAAGCTGCGCCAAGTTATTGGAGTAGGTCATGTGTGGCGAGGACTCGAACGAGGCCCGACAGCGACAAGCTGGTGAAAGAGACGTGCAACAAAAAAGCCAACCAATCGATTAATCTATTCCATCAATTGGCTTTGGCTTTATGGCTGATGTAGCATTGTCCTTTCCTCAATTTGCTTATTCACGTGGAAAAGCCAACCAATCCAAGCTTTATATATTGCCAAATTAGGTGATGGCACGTCAATCCTGGTTGCTGGGTGCGATGGCCTTCATTTTAAGAATTCAATTGAAGTTGAGATTAgacaaaaaaggaaacaaaac
Above is a genomic segment from Juglans microcarpa x Juglans regia isolate MS1-56 chromosome 1D, Jm3101_v1.0, whole genome shotgun sequence containing:
- the LOC121250529 gene encoding caffeic acid 3-O-methyltransferase-like, with protein sequence MASLTESNSLNNLDGHGQKEEDEIFLYAGQLVNSLVLPMALQTTIELGVFEILAKAGPGAKLSSTQIVAKMLTTNPEAPQMLDRILRMLASHSVVRCSAGADDAGAFQRLYALSPVSKKFVPDEDGISFGPMMALHQDKVFVDSWFQLKGAILEGGIPFDRVHGINAFEYTGLDPKFNQVFNKAMLNPTTMVIKNILECYKDFETLKQLVDVGGGLGVSLNFITSKYPHIKGINFDLPHVVQHAPSYPGVEHVGGDMFKSVPKADAIFMKWILHDWSDEHCVKLLKNCYAAIPNDGNVIVVEAVLPKMPEVSTSVRCTSQLDVLMLTQIPGGKERTEEEFMALAIKAGFKGIRYHECFVNTFWLMEFFK